From Vanrija pseudolonga chromosome 1, complete sequence, a single genomic window includes:
- the smc5 gene encoding Structural maintenance of chromosome0s protein 5 has translation MPPPRASTRNKRRVVDSGDESSDGAESPQRPTRNNNNNKRARLDAEEDDQDDVVDLISADEDVKPRIRNKGKQRAAASDEEDEEDDEEDEDEGEADAQANGNGGPPSLLMQRDEDGFVPGAIVRIKIRNFMTYDFVEFNPGPKLNMILGPNGTGKSSIAAAIVIGLGFPPKTMGRAQDLKSYVKQGTEVAETEIELKGPIGKPNLVIWRRFSRDNDKSEFKLNGKAVTRKTIDKLVASFDVQATNLCTFLPQDKVSDFAKMNPEFVLKETMLAAGDSRMTEWHEKLITRGGEAKDVDSALAVNMQKRNQLQTQVDALAPDVRSYEQRKELEFERDVLQCLVIAAEAFRLNDVTVAAKEKKQKARQKHDAAGDKQAQFKDLVKSQKRRQEKLVDDVEKERVRLDNTRREVRKAKDDCKAAERQSKELEEKLRSIGSEARKREQEKQRLEARITEQQAILDSPQADVTGRLELLDKQKKELLAKVRPLEVKRDEAIAKHRQFTRDMTQIQKDIADAEAQKQRLSSIELKRKQAAFKFDPSIQYVCQWLEKNEDKLKAKVCLPPMISASVPDQRYAWMVEACTSANQRKASTALTFICQTEEDYRTLLSLNGTMFNPEPGKTVKVGIHLATVNVTQESANPQRPCSQERLRDLGFDGWAIDFVEADAPVVAYLCEYAKMHRSALTQRDGTRIASDTVAEAGITSWVTRTDSNRATRSHYGTRAFQITSNPPRLAVAFNMAVDVESINRISEDVAKLRRQQHEIEKPAAKARVDADQYTTDTADLRGELADVKQNMEKLQREAQKYTRARIEIGSSLIVLDMAQSKLDELKNKPSPEVTKNKIQKALLEQVEDRKKGYAKLQRACLQSDTDIDNLFKATFEVTKVSANLRELQTVEKIIGDKFDAAFQALDEATAVYRHAKNKQERTSAEFIDKSDEQPPNVRREIRRRCDDRDLVARSKTDLMTVETDLDLAVGVTEDVIDRHRRLSAELKEREATVKEQQAQLARLQQEVNTILAKLNPALDALVTSVSTRFSNAFQALGCAGEVQMDRVEGDHSKWGIKILVSYREDQDLEVLTASRQSGGERSLATVTYLMSLGEMSRTPFSLVDEINQGMDARAERAVHNLMVKVSCSEAAGQYFLITPKLLTDLNYHRDMKVLVVNNGVGIPDPSNKARRFGQLAASLDRYKRDHGITA, from the exons ATGCCTCCACCACGGGCAAGTACACGAAACAAGCGGCGAGTAGTcgactcgggcgacgagagtagcgatggcgccgagtcgccccAGCGGCCCAcgcgcaacaacaacaacaacaagcgcgcgcggttagacgccgaggaagacgaccaGGACGATGTCGTCGACCTGATATCAGCagacgaggacgtcaagcCCCGTATACGTAACAAGGGGaagcagcgcgccgctgcgagcgacgaggaggacgaagaggacgacgaggaagacgaggacgagggcgaggcagACGCCCAAGCCAATGGCAACGGCGGaccaccttccctcctcatgcagcgcgacgaggacgg ATTCGTTCCGGGCGCCATTGTCCGCATCAAAATTCGCAACTTCATGACGTACGACTTTGTCGAGTTCAACCCAGGACCCAAGTTGAACATGATCCTGGGCCCTAACGGAACCGGCAAGAGCTCGATCGCCGCAGCCATCGTCATCGGGCTCGGCTTCCCTCccaag ACCATGGGCCGTGCCCAGGACCTCAAGTCCTACGTCAAGCAGGGaaccgaggtcgccgagacGGAGATCGAGCTCAAGGGGCCAATCGGCAAGCCAAACTTAGTCATCTGGAGGCGATTCAGCCGTGACAATGACAAGTCAGAGTTCAAGCTCAACGGGAAGGCGGTGACGCGAAAGACTATCGACAAGCTGGTCGCGAGCTTTGACGTCCAGGCAACCAACCTCTG CACCTTCCTGCCCCAGGACAAGGTCAGCGACTTTGCCAAGATGAACCCAGAGTTCGTCCTCAAAGAGACGatgctcgccgctggcgacaGTCGGATGACGGAATGGCACGAGAAGCTCATCACTCGAGGTGGCGAGGCGAAGGATGTCGACAGC GCACTAGCGGTCAACATGCAGAAAAGAAACCAGCTCCAAACTCAGGTCGATGCACTCGCACCAGATGTGCGCTCGTATGAGCAGCGAAAGGAGCTCGAGTTTGAG CGCGATGTTCTTCAATGCCTTGTTATTGCGGCCGAAGCATTCAGACTCAATGATGTCACCGTTgccgccaaggagaagaagcagaAGGCCCGGCAGAAGCACGATGCCGCAGGGGATAAGCAAGCTCAGTTCAAGGACCTGGTGAA ATCTCAGAAGCGGCGACAGGAAAAGTTGGTTGATGAtgtcgagaaggagcggGTCAGGCTCGATAACACTCGCCGCGAGGTGAGAAAGGCCAAGGACGATTGCAAAGCAGCC GAACGGCAGTCAAAGGAGCTAGAGGAGAAGCTTCGTTCCATTGGATCCGAGGCTAGGAAGCGAGAACAGGAAaagcagcgcctcgaggccagGATCACCGAGCAACAGGCCATCCTCGATTCCCCCCAGGCCGATGTCACGGGGCGGCTTGAACTGCTCGACAAGCAGAAG AAAGAGTTGCTCGCCAAAGTTCGGCCACTCGAGGTCAAGCGTGATGAAGCTATCGCCAAGCATAGACAATTCACAAGAGATATGACCCAGATTCAGAAAGACATTGCGGATGCTGAGGCACA AAAGCAGAGGCTCTCGTCGATCGAGCTCAAGCGCAAGCAGGCGGCGTTCAAGTTTGACCCCTCGATTCAATATGTCTGCCAATGGCTCGAGAAGAATGAGGACAAGCTGAAGGCTAAAGTTTGCTTGCCCCCCATGATCAGTGCGAGTGTTCCGGACCAGAGGTATGCGTGGATGGTCGAGGCGTGCACAAGTGCCAACCAGAGGAAGGCAAGTACAGCGCTG ACATTCATTTGCCAAACCGAGGAAGACTACAGGACTCTGCTGTCTCTGAACGGCACCATGTTCAACCCAGAGCCTGGGAAGACAGTCAAAGTTGGAATCCACTTAGCAACCGTCAACGTCACCCAGGAATCTGCGAATCCCCAACGCCCTTGCTCACAGGAGCGG CTGCGAGACCTGGGATTCGATGGCTGGGCCATTGACTTTGTTGAGGCAGACGCCCCAGTCGTGGCGTACCTTTGCGAGTACGCGAAGATGCACCGCTCG GCACTCACTCAACGGGACGGAACTCGCATTGCCTCGGACACGGTGGCGGAGGCCGGCATCACCTCCTGGGTAACGAGGACGGATTCGAACCGCGCCACCCGCTCCCACTACGGTACACGGGCCTTCCAGATCACAAGCAATCCTCCGCGCCTGGCAGTGGCTTTCAACATGGCGG TTGACGTCGAATCCATCAACAGGATCTCCGAGGATGTTGCAAAGTTGCGTCGACAGCAGCATGAGATTGAGAAACCAGCTGCCAAAGCTAGAGTGGATGCTGATCAGTACACTACCGACACCGCCGACTTGAGAGGCGAGCTG GCCGACGTCAAACAAAATATGGAAAAGCTGCAACGTGAAGCCCAAAAGTACACCAGGGCCCGCATTGAGATCG GTTCGTCGCTGATTGTCCTAGATATGGCGCAAAGTAAACTGGACGAGCTGAAGAACAAACCCTCGCCCGAGGTCACAAAGAATAAGATTCAAAAGGCATTGCTTGAGCAGGTGGAAGACCGCAAGAAGGGCTACGCGAAGCTCCAG CGAGCATGTCTTCAATCCGACACGGACATTGATAATCTCTTCAAGGCCACATTCGAGGTCACCAAGGTCTCGGCCAATCTGCGAGAGCTACAGACAGTTGAGAAAATCATCGGGGACAAGTTCGACGCCGCGTTCCAAGCCCTGGACGAAG CGACGGCCGTATACAGGCACGCCAAGAACAAGCAGGAGCGAACGTCCGCCGAGTTTATCGACAAGTCGGATGAGCAGCCGCCGAATGTTAGGCGGGAAATCAGGAGACGCTGCGAT GATCGCGACCTTGTAGCTCGATCCAAGACCGATTTGATGACGGTCGAAACGGATCTGGACCTCGCCGTTGGTGTCACCGAGGACGTGATCGATCGCCACAGGCGTCTGTCGGCCGAG TTGAAGGAGAGGGAAGCGACGGTcaaggagcagcaggcgcagctggcgcgtCTCCAGCAAGAGGTCAACACCATTCTCGCGAAACTGAaccccgccctcgacgctcTGGTAACAAGCGTTAGCACCAGGTTTTCGAATGCGTTCCAAGCACTGGGCTGCGCGGGCGAAGTTCAAATGGACCGGGTGGAGGGTGATCACTCCAAATGGGGCATTAAAATTCTTGTCAGCTACCGCGAAGACCAGGACCTGGAAGTGTTGACGGCCAGTCGTCAATCGggtggt